In Terriglobales bacterium, a single window of DNA contains:
- a CDS encoding cytochrome c-type biogenesis protein CcmH, with the protein MQTVKVHAQGATGRRLLTATRCMQVVAVVLFSVFFLGAGDDAEARFNSLGHKKLICVCGCNQILLECNHVGCTYSDRMRNELIAAVSRGDSNDLVLQAFVQKYGPTVLAAPTTTGFNRIAWIMPFAVLLAGFAFAGMIVMSWKNKPLLPAEAAASTGQLEEFREQARRETEL; encoded by the coding sequence ATGCAGACCGTAAAAGTACACGCACAGGGAGCGACCGGTAGGCGATTGCTGACAGCAACCCGCTGTATGCAAGTGGTTGCGGTGGTATTGTTCTCCGTATTTTTCTTGGGAGCGGGGGACGATGCCGAAGCGCGCTTCAATAGTCTCGGCCACAAGAAGCTGATTTGCGTCTGTGGCTGCAACCAGATCCTGCTGGAGTGCAATCACGTGGGTTGCACTTACTCTGACAGGATGCGGAATGAATTGATCGCTGCGGTTAGCCGTGGTGACAGCAACGATCTGGTGCTGCAGGCATTTGTTCAGAAATACGGCCCCACGGTGCTGGCTGCACCCACAACAACCGGGTTCAACCGGATTGCCTGGATCATGCCTTTTGCCGTGCTGCTGGCTGGGTTCGCTTTTGCAGGTATGATCGTGATGAGTTGGAAGAACAAACCTTTGCTGCCAGCGGAAGCGGCCGCATCAACCGGGCAGTTGGAGGAATTTCGCGAACAAGCGCGACGGGAGACTGAATTATGA